One genomic region from Pseudoduganella dura encodes:
- a CDS encoding GIY-YIG nuclease family protein produces MNEERMNDEFEALPFAAGGSEAEAGTAAEWTNEWANEWANEWQGEDEGESEEERGRMSMGGRGGMGRGGPRPVYRAGARPGRGPVARPSRPQGKPRPPQAPWPGPRPGRWPRGPYWGPFYGGWPGGVMVSEPMGYLLPAPAAEPAAEPDDRPAPPIETIDLPAADGGDAGGPQEEMPATLRAVIGSLATAAPAFRYVGRLDNVRNLGLPRKPGFYLITFRKGNAWKAYNGQTGNLHERLVKHRLGATVLGLPVAGHHVYIAESGRPEPARRNIEMAINRAMLQNHPGVLTNQNAELEMEMELLGWD; encoded by the coding sequence ATGAACGAGGAACGAATGAACGACGAGTTCGAGGCGCTGCCGTTCGCGGCGGGCGGGTCGGAAGCCGAAGCGGGGACTGCCGCTGAGTGGACCAATGAGTGGGCCAACGAGTGGGCCAACGAGTGGCAGGGCGAGGACGAAGGCGAATCCGAGGAAGAGCGCGGCCGCATGTCGATGGGCGGCAGGGGCGGCATGGGCAGGGGCGGCCCGCGGCCGGTCTACCGGGCAGGTGCCAGGCCGGGCCGCGGGCCGGTGGCGCGGCCTTCGCGGCCGCAGGGCAAGCCCCGGCCGCCCCAGGCGCCCTGGCCCGGTCCTCGGCCGGGGCGCTGGCCGCGTGGCCCTTACTGGGGGCCGTTCTACGGCGGCTGGCCGGGCGGCGTGATGGTCAGCGAACCGATGGGGTATCTATTGCCGGCGCCTGCCGCGGAACCGGCTGCCGAACCCGACGACAGGCCGGCGCCGCCCATCGAAACGATCGACCTGCCCGCCGCGGACGGCGGCGATGCCGGCGGCCCGCAGGAAGAAATGCCGGCGACGCTGCGTGCCGTGATCGGGTCGCTGGCGACCGCCGCGCCCGCGTTCCGGTACGTGGGGCGCCTGGATAACGTGCGCAACCTGGGGCTGCCGCGCAAGCCCGGCTTCTACCTGATCACGTTCAGGAAGGGCAACGCGTGGAAAGCCTACAACGGCCAGACCGGCAACCTGCACGAGCGGCTGGTCAAGCACCGGCTGGGAGCGACGGTACTCGGGTTGCCGGTGGCGGGGCACCATGTCTACATCGCCGAAAGCGGCCGGCCCGAGCCGGCGCGCCGCAACATCGAAATGGCGATCAACCGGGCGATGCTGCAAAACCACCCGGGTGTGCTGACGAA